In a single window of the Antennarius striatus isolate MH-2024 chromosome 3, ASM4005453v1, whole genome shotgun sequence genome:
- the zgc:152968 gene encoding RNA exonuclease 1 homolog isoform X3: MFPSSGLFADINCPVSQRGICERPHCLYKHVKELRDVVDASNHSSIIEFAGSQNDRLYAATRAPVNEKMKDECLQELERINKEIESVKHEVEQEQRRLSHYQTVQADDRNPACNLSVSKLETASKCLRSSYGFSPCTNDDQTDYRASKYVVDNSKPRTDLEYDPLSNYSADLRSYSSSGKDHRVKKGRSLKMERKAIPCNQKKAVTDQTQLSQSPLDDSNGDDVLIIDIPPSPAKKVMRVQKPGDALKNEEDLKGVKTRPSLLNSPPPYPASDTANGKVADFLECSKALQRDSQSKTHLQSAEKGVEKGLEPASPPDITHEHDQNQSNLVEERKGSGFLAEISPHDVIHGDGKNNPLQTSNNSRFSTAAAAYFETQCRQRTKQAETSVQNLSSNQRPSANVNANISIHKISRKIPEKMLSKAVIDHVPTESGLKLVELLSTSNQSGQQISSASSLMRRVESSPPSNEQHLKKVNDKVVLIDSDSDELNYSEMELSDTDPMEECFRIFMEENDNSSKQPDVSAGIVEVEKPELVKSQELSGKKRVAHEAKHSEPLARSRPQPQVLVPLCVPAVSRFSSQPSITSKIQQVHQKASMLPASVKGGQALVSSTCQRTSDADKLPSPTAQLSELLMATPSQNAYMNCIPVGTAVIEVGSNLHLILPGGAFPLPMTSSSVPATSLLTPIRPTQTSAVIVKQTSHPSAVTSVQRYRTSAPVIIPAPAQKPTLTSSSAHLTPATSSGVSTTVKQVATKRKSKQQFEAIKEKVPHDIRQRYVNMFTEEFFKTTASVNDAFEKALVEEKTVYNRSVNKLKYLSIAVNALKRLKNQSAVTAKDQNEVNSQRLKGNIPFNLKKFKRNDDVVFYESLRDYILTEDRLIESNYPVQHPEKPGGAVLFADNKKCNTDPLKRICCRCGATYSVSQTGKHIRKEECNYHYGKGVKHRVPGGVETRYSCCEGVMGAPGCQVFMLHVHNSLSLDGFVSTVPREASDTHCPGVYSVNCEMCFTIHGLELSRVTLVNSSLQIIYDTFVMPDNEIIDYNTRFSGICEEDVKDNRTSLREVQQILLSFISSDTILIGHGLETDLCALKLIHGKVVDTSVVFPHHLGSPHKLTLNSLTAEYLRRIIQESVCGHDTAEDATACMELMLWKVKEDGKLKK, translated from the exons atGTTTCCCTCGTCTGGTCTTTTTGCTGATATAAACTGTCCTGTCTCGCAACGTGGGATTTGTGAGCGACCCCACTGTTTGTACAAACATGTCAAAGAACTCCGGGATGTGGTCGACGCCTCCAATCATTCATCGATAATTGAGTTTGCAG GATCTCAAAATGACCGTCTGTATGCTGCCACTAGAGCGCCAGTGAATGAAAAGATGAAAGATGAGTGTCTCCAGGAGCTGGAGCGGATCAACAAGGAGATAGAGAGCGTAAAGCACGAGGTGGAGCAGGAACAAAGACGTCTGTCTCACTACCAGACCGTACAGGCAGATGACAGAAATCCTGCGTGTAATTTATCAGTTTCTAAGTTAGAGACTGCAAGTAAATGTTTACGGAGTTCATATGGGTTCTCCCCATGCACAAACGATGATCAAACAGACTATAGAGCAAGTAAATATGTAGTTGACAACTCCAAACCAAGGACTGATTTGGAGTATGACCCTCTGTCCAACTATTCTGCTGACTTGCGGTCATACAGCTCTTCAGGTAAGGATCATAGAGTGAAAAAAGGGCGAAgtttaaaaatggaaagaaaggcTATACCTTGCAACCAGAAGAAGGCAGTCACAGATCAGACTCAACTTTCCCAGTCTCCACTTGATGACTCAAATGGAGACGACGTCCTGATTATTGACATTCCACCCTCACCTGCCAAAAAGGTTATGAGAGTTCAGAAGCCTGGAGATGCTCTCAAGAATGAAGAGGATTTGAAGGGTGTGAAAACAAGGCCCAGTTTACTGAACTCGCCTCCTCCATACCCCGCTTCAGATACAGCTAATGGCAAAGTAGCTGATTTTCTTGAATGTTCAAAAGCCCTGCAAAGAGACAGCCAGAGTAAGACTCACTTACAGTCTGCAGAAAAAGGTGTGGAAAAGGGTCTTGAACCTGCAAGTCCTCCTGACATCACACACGAGCATGATCAAAACCAGAGCAATCTGgtagaggaaagaaaaggaagtggATTTCTGGCAGAAATAAGTCCCCATGACGTGATCCATGGGGATGGAAAAAATAATCCCCTGCAGACATCTAATAATTCACGTTTCTCTACAGCAGCAGCTGCTTACTTTGAGACTCAATGCAGGCAACGCACCAAGCAAGCAGAAACATCGGTTCAGAATTTATCTAGTAATCAGCGACCATCTGCAAATGTAAATGCGAACATATCTATCCACAAAATATCACGCAAAATCCCAGAAAAAATGCTGAGTAAAGCGGTTATCGACCATGTTCCAACTGAAAGCGGCCTCAAGCTGGTAGAGTTGTTGTCAACCAGCAATCAATCTGGTCAACAAATTTCATCGGCATCGAGTTTGATGCGCAGAGTTGAGTCATCGCCCCCATCAAATGAGCAACATTTGAAGAAAGTGAATGATAAGGTGGTTTTAATTGATTCCGACTCCGATGAGCTCAACTATTCTGAAATGGAACTGTCTGACACGGACCCGATGGAAGAATGCTTCAGGATCTTCATGGAGGAAAATGACAACAGCAGTAAGCAGCCAGATGTGTCT gCTGGAATTGTGGAGGTGGAGAAGCCTGAATTAGTCAAATCCCAAGAATTGTCAGGAAAGAAGAGAGTGGCTCATGAAGCCAAACATTCAGAG CCATTGGCTAGGAGCAGACCCCAGCCTCAGGTGCTGGTTCCCCTTTGTGTGCCTGCGGTGTCGAGATTTTCCTCCCAGCCTTCCATCACGTCCAAGATCCAGCAGGTACACCAGAAAGCGTCCATGCTGCCTGCTTCAGTTAAAGGAGGCCAGGCTTTGGTTTCTTCAACATGTCAAAGGACGTCTGATGCAGATAAATTACCCAGCCCTACAGCTCAACTCTCTGAACTCCTGATGGCTACTCCTTCACAAAATG CTTACATGAATTGCATACCTGTTGGAACAGCTGTGATCGAAGTGGGCAGCAATTTACACTTAATCCTACCAGGGGGCGCCTTCCCTCTTCCTATGACATCCAGTTCGGTCCCAGCTACTTCACTGCTAACCCCAATCAGACCTACACAGACAAGTGCTGTCATCGTGAAACAAACCTCCCATCCATCTGCAGTTACCTCTGTGCAGAGATATCGCACATCAGCACCTGTGATTATTCCTGCTCCAGCACAAAAACCCACACTGACCTCTTCATCGGCACATCTGACTCCAGCTACTTCCTCTGGTGTCAGTACTACTGTTAAG caGGTAGCTACTAAACGTAAATCGAAGCAGCAGTTTGAGGCCATCAAAGAGAAAGTGCCGCATGACATCAGACAACGTTATGTCAACATGTTCACAGAGGAATTTTTCAAAACCACCGCCAGTGTAAATGATGCCTTTGAGAAG GCACTCGTAGAAGAGAAGACTGTGTACAACCGCAGTGTGAACAAACTCAAATATCTAAGCATTGCAGTGAATGCACTGAAGAGGCTGAAGAACCAAAGTGCTGTTACTGCTAAAG ATCAAAATGAAGTCAACAGCCAAAGACTGAAAGGCAACATTCCTTTTAACCTGAAGAAGTTTAAAAGAAATG ATGATGTAGTATTTTATGAGAGCTTGAGGGACTATATTTTGACCGAGGACAGACTGATTGAGAGCAACTATCCGGTCCAGCACCCAGAGAAACCTGGTGGTGCTGTCCTTTTTGCTGACAATAAAAAATGCAACACAGACC CACTTAAGAGGATCTGCTGTCGATGTGGGGCTACATACTCTGTGAGCCAGACGGGTAAACACATCCGTAAGGAGGAATGTAATTACCACTATGGAAAAGGAGTAAAGCATAGAG TTCCAGGGGGAGTGGAGACCCGCTACAGTTGCTGTGAGGGAGTCATGGGAGCACCTGGATGTCAGGTGTTTATG TTGCATGTTCACAATTCCCTCAGCCTGGATGGGTTTGTGTCGACTGTCCCCAGAGAAGCCTCAGATACACACTGTCCTGGGGTCTACTCCGTGAACTGTGAAATG TGTTTTACCATTCATGGTCTGGAGCTGTCTAGAGTGACACTGGTTAACTCTAGTCTACAAATCATCTATGACACTTTTGTCATGCCTGATAATGAGATCATCGACTATAACACAAG ATTTTCAggcatctgtgaggaagatgtaAAGGATAACCGTACCTCCCTGAGAGAGGTCCAGCAGATCTTATTGAGCTTCATTAGCTCCGACACCATTCTGATTGGACACGGTCTTGAAACAGACCTCTGTGCCCTGAAG TTGATCCATGGAAAGGTGGTAGACACATCAGTTGTCTTTCCCCACCATCTGGGCTCCCCTCACAAGTTGACTCTGAACAGCCTGACTGCAGAATACCTCAGGAGGATCATACAAGAGAGTG TTTGTGGCCATGACACTGCAGAGGATGCCACTGCCTGCATGGAGCTCATGTTATGGAAGGTCAAAGAAGAtggaaaacttaaaaaatga
- the zgc:152968 gene encoding RNA exonuclease 1 homolog isoform X1, producing MFPSSGLFADINCPVSQRGICERPHCLYKHVKELRDVVDASNHSSIIEFAGSQNDRLYAATRAPVNEKMKDECLQELERINKEIESVKHEVEQEQRRLSHYQTVQADDRNPACNLSVSKLETASKCLRSSYGFSPCTNDDQTDYRASKYVVDNSKPRTDLEYDPLSNYSADLRSYSSSGKDHRVKKGRSLKMERKAIPCNQKKAVTDQTQLSQSPLDDSNGDDVLIIDIPPSPAKKVMRVQKPGDALKNEEDLKGVKTRPSLLNSPPPYPASDTANGKVADFLECSKALQRDSQSKTHLQSAEKGVEKGLEPASPPDITHEHDQNQSNLVEERKGSGFLAEISPHDVIHGDGKNNPLQTSNNSRFSTAAAAYFETQCRQRTKQAETSVQNLSSNQRPSANVNANISIHKISRKIPEKMLSKAVIDHVPTESGLKLVELLSTSNQSGQQISSASSLMRRVESSPPSNEQHLKKVNDKVVLIDSDSDELNYSEMELSDTDPMEECFRIFMEENDNSSKQPDVSAGIVEVEKPELVKSQELSGKKRVAHEAKHSEPLARSRPQPQVLVPLCVPAVSRFSSQPSITSKIQQVHQKASMLPASVKGGQALVSSTCQRTSDADKLPSPTAQLSELLMATPSQNAYMNCIPVGTAVIEVGSNLHLILPGGAFPLPMTSSSVPATSLLTPIRPTQTSAVIVKQTSHPSAVTSVQRYRTSAPVIIPAPAQKPTLTSSSAHLTPATSSGVSTTVKQVATKRKSKQQFEAIKEKVPHDIRQRYVNMFTEEFFKTTASVNDAFEKALVEEKTVYNRSVNKLKYLSIAVNALKRLKNQSAVTAKDQNEVNSQRLKGNIPFNLKKFKRNADDVVFYESLRDYILTEDRLIESNYPVQHPEKPGGAVLFADNKKCNTDPLKRICCRCGATYSVSQTGKHIRKEECNYHYGKGVKHRVPGGVETRYSCCEGVMGAPGCQVFMLHVHNSLSLDGFVSTVPREASDTHCPGVYSVNCEMCFTIHGLELSRVTLVNSSLQIIYDTFVMPDNEIIDYNTRFSGICEEDVKDNRTSLREVQQILLSFISSDTILIGHGLETDLCALKLIHGKVVDTSVVFPHHLGSPHKLTLNSLTAEYLRRIIQESVCGHDTAEDATACMELMLWKVKEDGKLKK from the exons atGTTTCCCTCGTCTGGTCTTTTTGCTGATATAAACTGTCCTGTCTCGCAACGTGGGATTTGTGAGCGACCCCACTGTTTGTACAAACATGTCAAAGAACTCCGGGATGTGGTCGACGCCTCCAATCATTCATCGATAATTGAGTTTGCAG GATCTCAAAATGACCGTCTGTATGCTGCCACTAGAGCGCCAGTGAATGAAAAGATGAAAGATGAGTGTCTCCAGGAGCTGGAGCGGATCAACAAGGAGATAGAGAGCGTAAAGCACGAGGTGGAGCAGGAACAAAGACGTCTGTCTCACTACCAGACCGTACAGGCAGATGACAGAAATCCTGCGTGTAATTTATCAGTTTCTAAGTTAGAGACTGCAAGTAAATGTTTACGGAGTTCATATGGGTTCTCCCCATGCACAAACGATGATCAAACAGACTATAGAGCAAGTAAATATGTAGTTGACAACTCCAAACCAAGGACTGATTTGGAGTATGACCCTCTGTCCAACTATTCTGCTGACTTGCGGTCATACAGCTCTTCAGGTAAGGATCATAGAGTGAAAAAAGGGCGAAgtttaaaaatggaaagaaaggcTATACCTTGCAACCAGAAGAAGGCAGTCACAGATCAGACTCAACTTTCCCAGTCTCCACTTGATGACTCAAATGGAGACGACGTCCTGATTATTGACATTCCACCCTCACCTGCCAAAAAGGTTATGAGAGTTCAGAAGCCTGGAGATGCTCTCAAGAATGAAGAGGATTTGAAGGGTGTGAAAACAAGGCCCAGTTTACTGAACTCGCCTCCTCCATACCCCGCTTCAGATACAGCTAATGGCAAAGTAGCTGATTTTCTTGAATGTTCAAAAGCCCTGCAAAGAGACAGCCAGAGTAAGACTCACTTACAGTCTGCAGAAAAAGGTGTGGAAAAGGGTCTTGAACCTGCAAGTCCTCCTGACATCACACACGAGCATGATCAAAACCAGAGCAATCTGgtagaggaaagaaaaggaagtggATTTCTGGCAGAAATAAGTCCCCATGACGTGATCCATGGGGATGGAAAAAATAATCCCCTGCAGACATCTAATAATTCACGTTTCTCTACAGCAGCAGCTGCTTACTTTGAGACTCAATGCAGGCAACGCACCAAGCAAGCAGAAACATCGGTTCAGAATTTATCTAGTAATCAGCGACCATCTGCAAATGTAAATGCGAACATATCTATCCACAAAATATCACGCAAAATCCCAGAAAAAATGCTGAGTAAAGCGGTTATCGACCATGTTCCAACTGAAAGCGGCCTCAAGCTGGTAGAGTTGTTGTCAACCAGCAATCAATCTGGTCAACAAATTTCATCGGCATCGAGTTTGATGCGCAGAGTTGAGTCATCGCCCCCATCAAATGAGCAACATTTGAAGAAAGTGAATGATAAGGTGGTTTTAATTGATTCCGACTCCGATGAGCTCAACTATTCTGAAATGGAACTGTCTGACACGGACCCGATGGAAGAATGCTTCAGGATCTTCATGGAGGAAAATGACAACAGCAGTAAGCAGCCAGATGTGTCT gCTGGAATTGTGGAGGTGGAGAAGCCTGAATTAGTCAAATCCCAAGAATTGTCAGGAAAGAAGAGAGTGGCTCATGAAGCCAAACATTCAGAG CCATTGGCTAGGAGCAGACCCCAGCCTCAGGTGCTGGTTCCCCTTTGTGTGCCTGCGGTGTCGAGATTTTCCTCCCAGCCTTCCATCACGTCCAAGATCCAGCAGGTACACCAGAAAGCGTCCATGCTGCCTGCTTCAGTTAAAGGAGGCCAGGCTTTGGTTTCTTCAACATGTCAAAGGACGTCTGATGCAGATAAATTACCCAGCCCTACAGCTCAACTCTCTGAACTCCTGATGGCTACTCCTTCACAAAATG CTTACATGAATTGCATACCTGTTGGAACAGCTGTGATCGAAGTGGGCAGCAATTTACACTTAATCCTACCAGGGGGCGCCTTCCCTCTTCCTATGACATCCAGTTCGGTCCCAGCTACTTCACTGCTAACCCCAATCAGACCTACACAGACAAGTGCTGTCATCGTGAAACAAACCTCCCATCCATCTGCAGTTACCTCTGTGCAGAGATATCGCACATCAGCACCTGTGATTATTCCTGCTCCAGCACAAAAACCCACACTGACCTCTTCATCGGCACATCTGACTCCAGCTACTTCCTCTGGTGTCAGTACTACTGTTAAG caGGTAGCTACTAAACGTAAATCGAAGCAGCAGTTTGAGGCCATCAAAGAGAAAGTGCCGCATGACATCAGACAACGTTATGTCAACATGTTCACAGAGGAATTTTTCAAAACCACCGCCAGTGTAAATGATGCCTTTGAGAAG GCACTCGTAGAAGAGAAGACTGTGTACAACCGCAGTGTGAACAAACTCAAATATCTAAGCATTGCAGTGAATGCACTGAAGAGGCTGAAGAACCAAAGTGCTGTTACTGCTAAAG ATCAAAATGAAGTCAACAGCCAAAGACTGAAAGGCAACATTCCTTTTAACCTGAAGAAGTTTAAAAGAAATG CAGATGATGTAGTATTTTATGAGAGCTTGAGGGACTATATTTTGACCGAGGACAGACTGATTGAGAGCAACTATCCGGTCCAGCACCCAGAGAAACCTGGTGGTGCTGTCCTTTTTGCTGACAATAAAAAATGCAACACAGACC CACTTAAGAGGATCTGCTGTCGATGTGGGGCTACATACTCTGTGAGCCAGACGGGTAAACACATCCGTAAGGAGGAATGTAATTACCACTATGGAAAAGGAGTAAAGCATAGAG TTCCAGGGGGAGTGGAGACCCGCTACAGTTGCTGTGAGGGAGTCATGGGAGCACCTGGATGTCAGGTGTTTATG TTGCATGTTCACAATTCCCTCAGCCTGGATGGGTTTGTGTCGACTGTCCCCAGAGAAGCCTCAGATACACACTGTCCTGGGGTCTACTCCGTGAACTGTGAAATG TGTTTTACCATTCATGGTCTGGAGCTGTCTAGAGTGACACTGGTTAACTCTAGTCTACAAATCATCTATGACACTTTTGTCATGCCTGATAATGAGATCATCGACTATAACACAAG ATTTTCAggcatctgtgaggaagatgtaAAGGATAACCGTACCTCCCTGAGAGAGGTCCAGCAGATCTTATTGAGCTTCATTAGCTCCGACACCATTCTGATTGGACACGGTCTTGAAACAGACCTCTGTGCCCTGAAG TTGATCCATGGAAAGGTGGTAGACACATCAGTTGTCTTTCCCCACCATCTGGGCTCCCCTCACAAGTTGACTCTGAACAGCCTGACTGCAGAATACCTCAGGAGGATCATACAAGAGAGTG TTTGTGGCCATGACACTGCAGAGGATGCCACTGCCTGCATGGAGCTCATGTTATGGAAGGTCAAAGAAGAtggaaaacttaaaaaatga
- the zgc:152968 gene encoding RNA exonuclease 1 homolog isoform X4 yields the protein MFPSSGLFADINCPVSQRGICERPHCLYKHVKELRDVVDASNHSSIIEFAGSQNDRLYAATRAPVNEKMKDECLQELERINKEIESVKHEVEQEQRRLSHYQTVQADDRNPACNLSVSKLETASKCLRSSYGFSPCTNDDQTDYRASKYVVDNSKPRTDLEYDPLSNYSADLRSYSSSGKDHRVKKGRSLKMERKAIPCNQKKAVTDQTQLSQSPLDDSNGDDVLIIDIPPSPAKKVMRVQKPGDALKNEEDLKGVKTRPSLLNSPPPYPASDTANGKVADFLECSKALQRDSQSKTHLQSAEKGVEKGLEPASPPDITHEHDQNQSNLVEERKGSGFLAEISPHDVIHGDGKNNPLQTSNNSRFSTAAAAYFETQCRQRTKQAETSVQNLSSNQRPSANVNANISIHKISRKIPEKMLSKAVIDHVPTESGLKLVELLSTSNQSGQQISSASSLMRRVESSPPSNEQHLKKVNDKVVLIDSDSDELNYSEMELSDTDPMEECFRIFMEENDNSSKQPDVSAGIVEVEKPELVKSQELSGKKRVAHEAKHSEPLARSRPQPQVLVPLCVPAVSRFSSQPSITSKIQQVHQKASMLPASVKGGQALVSSTCQRTSDADKLPSPTAQLSELLMATPSQNAYMNCIPVGTAVIEVGSNLHLILPGGAFPLPMTSSSVPATSLLTPIRPTQTSAVIVKQTSHPSAVTSVQRYRTSAPVIIPAPAQKPTLTSSSAHLTPATSSGVSTTVKQVATKRKSKQQFEAIKEKVPHDIRQRYVNMFTEEFFKTTASVNDAFEKALVEEKTVYNRSVNKLKYLSIAVNALKRLKNQSAVTAKDQNEVNSQRLKGNIPFNLKKFKRNADDVVFYESLRDYILTEDRLIESNYPVQHPEKPGGAVLFADNKKCNTDPLKRICCRCGATYSVSQTGKHIRKEECNYHYGKGVKHRVPGGVETRYSCCEGVMGAPGCQVFMCFTIHGLELSRVTLVNSSLQIIYDTFVMPDNEIIDYNTRFSGICEEDVKDNRTSLREVQQILLSFISSDTILIGHGLETDLCALKLIHGKVVDTSVVFPHHLGSPHKLTLNSLTAEYLRRIIQESVCGHDTAEDATACMELMLWKVKEDGKLKK from the exons atGTTTCCCTCGTCTGGTCTTTTTGCTGATATAAACTGTCCTGTCTCGCAACGTGGGATTTGTGAGCGACCCCACTGTTTGTACAAACATGTCAAAGAACTCCGGGATGTGGTCGACGCCTCCAATCATTCATCGATAATTGAGTTTGCAG GATCTCAAAATGACCGTCTGTATGCTGCCACTAGAGCGCCAGTGAATGAAAAGATGAAAGATGAGTGTCTCCAGGAGCTGGAGCGGATCAACAAGGAGATAGAGAGCGTAAAGCACGAGGTGGAGCAGGAACAAAGACGTCTGTCTCACTACCAGACCGTACAGGCAGATGACAGAAATCCTGCGTGTAATTTATCAGTTTCTAAGTTAGAGACTGCAAGTAAATGTTTACGGAGTTCATATGGGTTCTCCCCATGCACAAACGATGATCAAACAGACTATAGAGCAAGTAAATATGTAGTTGACAACTCCAAACCAAGGACTGATTTGGAGTATGACCCTCTGTCCAACTATTCTGCTGACTTGCGGTCATACAGCTCTTCAGGTAAGGATCATAGAGTGAAAAAAGGGCGAAgtttaaaaatggaaagaaaggcTATACCTTGCAACCAGAAGAAGGCAGTCACAGATCAGACTCAACTTTCCCAGTCTCCACTTGATGACTCAAATGGAGACGACGTCCTGATTATTGACATTCCACCCTCACCTGCCAAAAAGGTTATGAGAGTTCAGAAGCCTGGAGATGCTCTCAAGAATGAAGAGGATTTGAAGGGTGTGAAAACAAGGCCCAGTTTACTGAACTCGCCTCCTCCATACCCCGCTTCAGATACAGCTAATGGCAAAGTAGCTGATTTTCTTGAATGTTCAAAAGCCCTGCAAAGAGACAGCCAGAGTAAGACTCACTTACAGTCTGCAGAAAAAGGTGTGGAAAAGGGTCTTGAACCTGCAAGTCCTCCTGACATCACACACGAGCATGATCAAAACCAGAGCAATCTGgtagaggaaagaaaaggaagtggATTTCTGGCAGAAATAAGTCCCCATGACGTGATCCATGGGGATGGAAAAAATAATCCCCTGCAGACATCTAATAATTCACGTTTCTCTACAGCAGCAGCTGCTTACTTTGAGACTCAATGCAGGCAACGCACCAAGCAAGCAGAAACATCGGTTCAGAATTTATCTAGTAATCAGCGACCATCTGCAAATGTAAATGCGAACATATCTATCCACAAAATATCACGCAAAATCCCAGAAAAAATGCTGAGTAAAGCGGTTATCGACCATGTTCCAACTGAAAGCGGCCTCAAGCTGGTAGAGTTGTTGTCAACCAGCAATCAATCTGGTCAACAAATTTCATCGGCATCGAGTTTGATGCGCAGAGTTGAGTCATCGCCCCCATCAAATGAGCAACATTTGAAGAAAGTGAATGATAAGGTGGTTTTAATTGATTCCGACTCCGATGAGCTCAACTATTCTGAAATGGAACTGTCTGACACGGACCCGATGGAAGAATGCTTCAGGATCTTCATGGAGGAAAATGACAACAGCAGTAAGCAGCCAGATGTGTCT gCTGGAATTGTGGAGGTGGAGAAGCCTGAATTAGTCAAATCCCAAGAATTGTCAGGAAAGAAGAGAGTGGCTCATGAAGCCAAACATTCAGAG CCATTGGCTAGGAGCAGACCCCAGCCTCAGGTGCTGGTTCCCCTTTGTGTGCCTGCGGTGTCGAGATTTTCCTCCCAGCCTTCCATCACGTCCAAGATCCAGCAGGTACACCAGAAAGCGTCCATGCTGCCTGCTTCAGTTAAAGGAGGCCAGGCTTTGGTTTCTTCAACATGTCAAAGGACGTCTGATGCAGATAAATTACCCAGCCCTACAGCTCAACTCTCTGAACTCCTGATGGCTACTCCTTCACAAAATG CTTACATGAATTGCATACCTGTTGGAACAGCTGTGATCGAAGTGGGCAGCAATTTACACTTAATCCTACCAGGGGGCGCCTTCCCTCTTCCTATGACATCCAGTTCGGTCCCAGCTACTTCACTGCTAACCCCAATCAGACCTACACAGACAAGTGCTGTCATCGTGAAACAAACCTCCCATCCATCTGCAGTTACCTCTGTGCAGAGATATCGCACATCAGCACCTGTGATTATTCCTGCTCCAGCACAAAAACCCACACTGACCTCTTCATCGGCACATCTGACTCCAGCTACTTCCTCTGGTGTCAGTACTACTGTTAAG caGGTAGCTACTAAACGTAAATCGAAGCAGCAGTTTGAGGCCATCAAAGAGAAAGTGCCGCATGACATCAGACAACGTTATGTCAACATGTTCACAGAGGAATTTTTCAAAACCACCGCCAGTGTAAATGATGCCTTTGAGAAG GCACTCGTAGAAGAGAAGACTGTGTACAACCGCAGTGTGAACAAACTCAAATATCTAAGCATTGCAGTGAATGCACTGAAGAGGCTGAAGAACCAAAGTGCTGTTACTGCTAAAG ATCAAAATGAAGTCAACAGCCAAAGACTGAAAGGCAACATTCCTTTTAACCTGAAGAAGTTTAAAAGAAATG CAGATGATGTAGTATTTTATGAGAGCTTGAGGGACTATATTTTGACCGAGGACAGACTGATTGAGAGCAACTATCCGGTCCAGCACCCAGAGAAACCTGGTGGTGCTGTCCTTTTTGCTGACAATAAAAAATGCAACACAGACC CACTTAAGAGGATCTGCTGTCGATGTGGGGCTACATACTCTGTGAGCCAGACGGGTAAACACATCCGTAAGGAGGAATGTAATTACCACTATGGAAAAGGAGTAAAGCATAGAG TTCCAGGGGGAGTGGAGACCCGCTACAGTTGCTGTGAGGGAGTCATGGGAGCACCTGGATGTCAGGTGTTTATG TGTTTTACCATTCATGGTCTGGAGCTGTCTAGAGTGACACTGGTTAACTCTAGTCTACAAATCATCTATGACACTTTTGTCATGCCTGATAATGAGATCATCGACTATAACACAAG ATTTTCAggcatctgtgaggaagatgtaAAGGATAACCGTACCTCCCTGAGAGAGGTCCAGCAGATCTTATTGAGCTTCATTAGCTCCGACACCATTCTGATTGGACACGGTCTTGAAACAGACCTCTGTGCCCTGAAG TTGATCCATGGAAAGGTGGTAGACACATCAGTTGTCTTTCCCCACCATCTGGGCTCCCCTCACAAGTTGACTCTGAACAGCCTGACTGCAGAATACCTCAGGAGGATCATACAAGAGAGTG TTTGTGGCCATGACACTGCAGAGGATGCCACTGCCTGCATGGAGCTCATGTTATGGAAGGTCAAAGAAGAtggaaaacttaaaaaatga